One part of the Dyadobacter sp. 676 genome encodes these proteins:
- a CDS encoding cytochrome c oxidase subunit II, producing MYIIIALVALVFIVLTGVVIARLQGVLKSINKTDSEEVVTTGNKFNGAMFIVTLLIGAVAITWSYLHSREFFLPEASSVHGRRTDDLFWFSMGILTIPFILVNFLVFFFAWKYQHKKGNRATFYPENHKLELIWTIIPAVVMALLVFTGWKAWSDITAEAPRDAEVIEITGKQFNWIARYGGVDNNKLGDYNYKLIDAQNEVGIDLSDENSFDDFTNPSEMHIPVGRPVLLKIRARDVLHSVFIPHMRVKMDAVPGLPTKFWFVPDKTTADMRAETGNPKFDYEIACTEVCGQGHFSMKMRLIVDDEATYQKWVSEQATFLQTYPEYLAKVPENLKAKAMKYVPAEAAAPAADSSATSAGGAGASSSLR from the coding sequence ATGTATATTATTATCGCATTAGTTGCTCTTGTATTTATTGTCCTCACCGGGGTAGTGATAGCCAGGTTGCAGGGTGTTTTGAAGAGTATCAACAAAACCGATTCAGAGGAAGTTGTAACGACTGGTAATAAATTCAACGGTGCCATGTTTATCGTGACATTGCTGATTGGTGCTGTGGCAATTACCTGGTCATACCTGCATTCACGAGAGTTCTTCCTTCCCGAAGCATCATCCGTTCACGGCAGAAGAACCGACGACCTGTTCTGGTTTTCTATGGGAATCCTGACGATCCCTTTCATTTTGGTTAACTTCCTGGTGTTCTTCTTTGCCTGGAAATACCAACATAAAAAAGGAAACCGTGCTACATTCTATCCCGAAAATCACAAGCTTGAACTGATCTGGACTATCATCCCCGCCGTAGTGATGGCGTTGCTGGTATTCACAGGCTGGAAAGCATGGTCGGATATTACCGCGGAAGCACCACGCGATGCGGAGGTGATCGAAATCACGGGTAAGCAATTCAACTGGATCGCACGGTACGGCGGTGTCGATAATAACAAGCTTGGTGACTATAACTATAAACTGATTGACGCGCAAAACGAAGTAGGTATCGATTTGTCGGACGAGAATTCATTCGACGACTTTACCAATCCTTCCGAAATGCACATTCCGGTGGGCCGTCCTGTATTGCTGAAAATCCGCGCCCGCGACGTATTGCACAGCGTATTCATTCCTCATATGCGTGTGAAAATGGATGCGGTGCCAGGTTTGCCAACCAAATTCTGGTTCGTACCCGACAAAACAACCGCCGATATGCGCGCCGAAACCGGTAACCCGAAATTTGACTATGAGATTGCTTGTACGGAGGTATGTGGACAAGGTCACTTTTCAATGAAAATGAGATTGATCGTAGACGACGAGGCTACATACCAGAAATGGGTTTCAGAGCAGGCGACTTTCCTGCAAACATACCCTGAGTATCTTGCGAAAGTTCCTGAGAACCTGAAAGCGAAGGCCATGAAATATGTGCCTGCCGAAGCAGCTGCTCCTGCGGCTGACAGCTCAGCAACATCTGCCGGCGGTGCCGGAGCAAGTTCTAGTCTACGATAA
- a CDS encoding cbb3-type cytochrome c oxidase subunit I, whose product MSAIEGLETAHHHADEHDHHHEAQSFWQKYVFCEDHKVIAKQYLITGIVWAVIGITMSVIFRIQLGLPDSNLSWLKPVLGGWISDAGKLDPNFYLALVTMHGTIMVFFVLTAGLSGTFSNFLIPLQVGARDMASGFMNMLSYWFFFLASIIMFASLFLQQGPAAGGWVIYPPLSALPQAHPGSGMGMTLWLASMAFFIVSQLLGGINYITTVINLRTRGMSFDRLPLTIWSFLITAVLGLISFPVLLSSVLLLIFDRHFGTSFYLSDIYINGEALPNVGGSPILFQHLFWFLGHPEVYIVLLPALGITSEVIATNSRKPIFGYRAMIASMLGIAFLAFIVWAHHMFVTGMNPFLGSVFMFLTLIIAVPSAVKGFNYITTLWRGNIVFTPGMLFSIGLVSLFVSGGLTGIILGNSALDIQLHDTYFVVAHFHLVMGAASAFGLFAGVYHWFPKMFGRMMNTSLGQVHFWLTFIGIYMVFIPMHYVGIAGFPRRYYQFTSYDFTHKFMDMNMFISIAAIFTFLAQFIFLWNFFYSIFKGRKAPQNPWRSNTLEWTAPINPGHGNWEGEIPAVYRWSYDYSKPGAKEDFIPQNIPYSQTPESNFPHENELIALEKVIESQNFNDQFKTHH is encoded by the coding sequence ATGTCAGCTATTGAAGGATTGGAAACAGCTCACCACCACGCAGACGAGCATGACCACCACCATGAAGCACAAAGCTTTTGGCAGAAATATGTATTTTGTGAAGACCACAAGGTAATTGCCAAGCAGTATCTGATCACGGGTATTGTGTGGGCTGTTATCGGGATTACCATGTCGGTGATCTTCCGTATCCAGCTCGGTTTGCCCGATTCCAACCTGTCCTGGTTAAAGCCTGTGTTGGGTGGATGGATCAGCGATGCGGGTAAGCTCGACCCTAACTTCTACCTGGCTTTGGTAACAATGCACGGTACCATCATGGTATTCTTTGTATTGACGGCCGGTTTGAGCGGTACTTTCAGCAACTTCCTGATTCCCCTTCAGGTGGGAGCGCGCGATATGGCGTCGGGTTTCATGAACATGCTTTCGTACTGGTTCTTCTTTCTGGCCAGCATTATCATGTTCGCCTCTTTGTTCCTGCAACAGGGACCTGCCGCGGGTGGCTGGGTAATCTACCCACCATTGAGCGCATTACCACAGGCACACCCTGGCTCAGGCATGGGTATGACGTTATGGTTGGCTAGTATGGCATTCTTTATCGTGTCGCAGCTATTGGGTGGTATCAACTACATTACTACGGTTATCAACCTGCGTACGAGAGGTATGTCGTTCGACCGGCTGCCTCTGACGATCTGGTCATTCCTGATCACGGCGGTGCTGGGTCTGATCTCGTTCCCTGTATTGCTTTCATCCGTATTGCTGCTGATTTTCGACCGTCATTTCGGTACCAGCTTTTATCTTTCCGACATTTATATCAATGGTGAAGCGCTGCCAAACGTGGGTGGTAGCCCGATCCTGTTCCAGCACTTGTTCTGGTTCCTAGGTCACCCTGAGGTATATATCGTACTCTTGCCTGCTTTGGGTATTACATCCGAGGTAATCGCGACGAATTCTCGCAAACCGATCTTCGGTTACCGTGCGATGATCGCATCCATGCTCGGTATCGCCTTCCTGGCGTTTATCGTATGGGCGCACCACATGTTCGTAACAGGTATGAACCCATTCCTCGGATCGGTCTTCATGTTCCTGACGCTCATTATCGCGGTACCTTCTGCGGTAAAAGGTTTTAACTACATCACCACCCTTTGGCGAGGTAATATTGTATTCACGCCGGGTATGCTGTTCTCGATCGGTCTGGTTTCCCTGTTCGTATCGGGTGGTTTAACAGGTATTATTCTTGGTAACAGTGCATTGGACATTCAATTGCACGACACATACTTCGTAGTAGCTCACTTCCACTTGGTAATGGGCGCGGCGTCGGCGTTCGGTCTGTTTGCGGGGGTTTACCATTGGTTCCCCAAAATGTTCGGCCGTATGATGAACACGTCGCTGGGCCAGGTACACTTCTGGTTGACGTTCATCGGGATTTACATGGTGTTTATTCCAATGCACTATGTGGGTATCGCGGGCTTCCCTCGCCGTTACTATCAGTTCACCAGCTACGACTTTACGCATAAGTTCATGGATATGAACATGTTTATCTCCATAGCGGCGATATTCACGTTCCTCGCGCAGTTTATATTCCTCTGGAATTTCTTTTACAGCATTTTCAAAGGAAGAAAAGCGCCGCAAAATCCCTGGCGTTCGAATACGCTGGAATGGACCGCTCCTATCAATCCGGGTCATGGAAACTGGGAAGGCGAAATTCCTGCGGTATACCGTTGGTCATATGATTACAGCAAACCGGGTGCGAAAGAAGATTTCATTCCTCAGAACATCCCGTATTCTCAAACACCCGAGTCGAACTTCCCTCATGAGAATGAGCTGATCGCACTGGAGAAGGTGATTGAGTCCCAGAACTTTAATGACCAGTTCAAAACACATCATTGA
- a CDS encoding COX15/CtaA family protein, giving the protein MALNTLITLYSVVIAGGVVRSTGSGMGCPDWPKCFGRWVPPTEASQLPANYKEIYGAKLKGEVEFNASKTWTEYINRLVGVFTGIMIFLTLLASIPFLKSGNKRIFFLSLTAFLLTGFQGWLGAKVVSFELHPVIVTLHMLLAIVIVFILLYVFTWAGYVEKVLTLREGSEKVLSGIGIAVMALSLFQILLGTQVREAMDLAIMKLGYGARSQWIDELGANFYIHRSFSILVFVVNVIWINRVLKTGNKGTVAGKIAIACLWILIAEIVTGVVMAYFGVPAFAQPIHLTFAILLIGLQFIVWLIVNGRKYLKYNGVALSGDSRV; this is encoded by the coding sequence TTGGCTTTAAATACGCTCATTACGCTCTATTCGGTGGTAATAGCCGGCGGCGTTGTGAGAAGTACGGGCTCGGGAATGGGCTGCCCCGACTGGCCTAAATGCTTCGGCAGATGGGTCCCACCCACGGAGGCATCACAACTTCCTGCGAATTACAAGGAAATTTATGGTGCCAAACTGAAAGGGGAGGTCGAGTTCAATGCATCCAAGACCTGGACGGAGTATATCAACAGGCTTGTCGGGGTATTCACCGGCATCATGATTTTCCTGACGCTCCTGGCATCCATTCCGTTTTTGAAATCGGGGAACAAACGGATTTTTTTTCTAAGCCTTACAGCTTTTTTGTTGACCGGTTTCCAGGGATGGCTCGGAGCCAAGGTAGTTTCTTTTGAATTGCATCCGGTGATCGTGACATTGCATATGTTGCTGGCCATCGTGATAGTTTTTATCCTGCTTTATGTGTTCACATGGGCCGGATACGTCGAAAAAGTACTGACGTTGCGGGAAGGCAGCGAAAAGGTGCTCAGCGGAATCGGGATCGCGGTAATGGCCTTGTCGCTGTTTCAGATCCTGCTCGGAACGCAGGTGCGTGAGGCCATGGATCTGGCGATCATGAAGCTCGGCTACGGCGCACGTTCGCAGTGGATCGATGAACTGGGCGCCAATTTTTACATTCACCGGTCCTTTTCGATACTGGTCTTCGTGGTGAATGTAATCTGGATCAACAGGGTGTTGAAAACCGGAAACAAGGGAACGGTAGCGGGCAAAATTGCAATAGCCTGTCTCTGGATCCTGATCGCGGAGATCGTAACGGGGGTGGTGATGGCATATTTCGGAGTGCCGGCATTTGCCCAGCCCATACACCTCACATTCGCGATACTGCTGATCGGCCTCCAATTTATTGTTTGGCTGATCGTAAATGGCAGGAAATACTTAAAATACAATGGCGTAGCCTTGTCTGGCGATAGCCGGGTTTAG
- the cyoE gene encoding heme o synthase, translating into MISVEESASGVGKIRERLGVLFELLKFRLASLIAFSGAMGYCLGSRDVKTGDLVLFIFASIGITGAANIINQILEKDLDKMMKRTASRPLPSGRITVEQAATWAVVLGVASLAIFVMFFNLTTGLISLLSLVLYGFVYTPLKRVGPIAVFVGAFPGAFPPMIGWVAATNHFGLEPGILFAIQFFWQFPHFWAIAWVLDEDYKRAGFKLLPANGLKDSDTTLQIMIYTLFLLPIGWLPYELGMTGINSAFIATVFGVLFLAQTFHLMRTCTDKTAKQLMFGSFIYLPIVQIAFLLDKL; encoded by the coding sequence ATGATTTCAGTAGAGGAAAGCGCAAGCGGGGTTGGGAAGATCAGAGAGAGATTAGGGGTTTTATTTGAATTATTAAAGTTCCGGCTGGCGTCATTGATTGCATTCTCGGGAGCAATGGGATATTGCCTGGGCTCGCGGGATGTAAAAACCGGCGACCTGGTGCTGTTTATTTTCGCGTCGATCGGTATTACCGGTGCGGCGAACATCATCAACCAGATTCTCGAAAAGGACCTGGACAAAATGATGAAAAGAACGGCTTCTCGGCCGTTGCCTAGCGGAAGAATTACAGTGGAGCAAGCTGCGACCTGGGCGGTGGTCCTGGGTGTAGCGTCTCTGGCGATATTTGTAATGTTTTTTAACCTGACAACAGGGTTGATTTCCCTGCTGTCGTTGGTGCTTTACGGATTTGTTTATACCCCGTTGAAGCGCGTCGGTCCGATTGCCGTGTTCGTAGGGGCATTCCCTGGCGCATTTCCTCCGATGATCGGATGGGTGGCGGCAACGAACCATTTCGGACTGGAACCCGGCATTTTGTTTGCGATTCAGTTTTTCTGGCAGTTCCCGCATTTCTGGGCCATTGCCTGGGTTTTGGACGAAGATTACAAGAGAGCAGGCTTCAAATTGTTGCCAGCCAATGGTTTGAAAGATTCGGATACGACATTGCAGATTATGATCTATACCTTGTTCCTGCTTCCGATTGGCTGGTTGCCGTACGAATTGGGAATGACAGGTATCAATTCCGCATTCATCGCGACGGTTTTCGGGGTGCTGTTCCTTGCGCAAACGTTCCACCTGATGCGCACTTGCACGGACAAGACCGCGAAGCAGTTGATGTTCGGATCGTTCATTTACCTGCCTATCGTGCAAATTGCTTTTTTGTTGGATAAATTGTGA
- a CDS encoding cytochrome c oxidase subunit 3, whose amino-acid sequence MENVQQYKLEREPQETLSMDPKKFILWLFLVTIIMLFASQSSAYLVRRAEGNWLEFEMPQIFWYSTVVLIMSSVAMQWAYFSAKKDQFQQLKIAISITFVLGLIFLYMQFQGWKELVAMNVYFVGNPSGSFFYVFTGLHGFHIITGLIVLVFALIAAFKLNMHSKNLRRIQISATYWHFLDILWLYLFVFLLTFN is encoded by the coding sequence ATGGAAAACGTTCAGCAATATAAATTGGAGAGAGAGCCTCAGGAGACGCTTTCGATGGACCCGAAGAAGTTTATTCTTTGGTTGTTCCTTGTAACGATCATCATGCTTTTCGCTTCGCAAAGCAGCGCGTACCTCGTACGCCGCGCCGAAGGGAACTGGCTCGAATTTGAAATGCCGCAGATATTCTGGTACAGCACGGTGGTACTCATAATGAGCAGCGTAGCAATGCAATGGGCCTATTTCTCGGCAAAAAAAGATCAGTTCCAACAATTGAAAATAGCAATTTCTATTACTTTTGTACTCGGCCTGATCTTCCTTTACATGCAGTTTCAGGGCTGGAAAGAGCTGGTAGCTATGAATGTCTATTTTGTTGGAAACCCGTCCGGTTCGTTCTTTTACGTGTTCACGGGGCTTCATGGTTTCCACATTATCACCGGCCTGATTGTTTTGGTATTCGCATTGATAGCAGCATTCAAGCTGAACATGCATTCCAAAAATCTGAGAAGAATTCAGATCAGTGCCACTTACTGGCATTTTTTGGATATACTCTGGTTATACCTTTTTGTTTTTTTATTGACCTTTAATTAA
- a CDS encoding cytochrome c oxidase subunit 3 has translation MAAHVTTPGAVEPKMWLGGIEPMKASYGKLMMWFFLISDTFTFSALLVAYGTARFSFPAFTGKHEDFTFSNMYWPVPERVYEAVPFLHGVSLPLVFVGIMTFILIASSVTMVLAVEAGHRMDRANVEKYMLWTILGGFTFLGCQAWEWTHFIHGTDTGTVMKVIENGTWVEKTIHGANLTENQYGPPAFADFFFFITGFHGTHVFSGVILNILIFFRAATGFYDKRGSYEMVEKVGLYWHFVDLVWVFVFTFFYLV, from the coding sequence ATGGCGGCACATGTAACAACACCCGGCGCGGTAGAACCCAAAATGTGGTTGGGGGGTATTGAGCCTATGAAAGCAAGTTACGGTAAACTGATGATGTGGTTCTTCCTCATCTCCGATACCTTTACTTTCTCTGCCTTGCTGGTGGCCTACGGTACAGCCCGGTTCAGTTTCCCAGCATTCACCGGAAAACACGAAGATTTCACCTTCTCCAATATGTACTGGCCGGTACCTGAAAGGGTTTACGAAGCCGTACCGTTCCTTCACGGTGTTTCGTTGCCGTTGGTATTCGTTGGTATCATGACATTCATCCTCATCGCAAGCTCCGTAACCATGGTACTTGCAGTGGAGGCCGGTCACCGCATGGACCGTGCGAATGTTGAAAAATATATGCTTTGGACAATCCTCGGCGGTTTTACCTTCCTTGGTTGTCAGGCTTGGGAATGGACGCACTTTATCCACGGTACCGACACCGGAACCGTGATGAAAGTAATCGAAAACGGTACCTGGGTCGAGAAAACAATTCACGGGGCGAACCTGACCGAGAACCAGTACGGCCCTCCCGCATTCGCCGATTTCTTCTTCTTCATCACAGGTTTCCACGGAACGCACGTATTCTCCGGTGTGATCCTGAACATCCTGATATTCTTCCGCGCGGCGACAGGTTTCTACGACAAAAGGGGAAGCTATGAAATGGTGGAAAAAGTGGGTCTTTACTGGCACTTTGTAGACCTGGTTTGGGTGTTTGTATTTACATTCTTCTACCTGGTTTAA